Sequence from the Atribacterota bacterium genome:
GAAGGTTTTTTACAACAATTCAATGAACTTGAAGATTGGGAACAAACATTAATATTATCATCTATGCAACGCGTAGTTGCTATGATGAGAACACCTGAAATTGAATCAGATATTAAGATAAAACATATTGCAAAAAAGAAACAACTTGTCTAATTAACAGCTTTCTTAAAACTTCAAAAATATTTTTTAATTTATAATATTTCTAATTTTTTTAGAGAAAAATAAAAAGGAGGGGATTAAAATAGAGATATCGTTTATGGAATGGTTAGGTTATTTTAAAGGAACAATCGTTGAAGAATTCATACGCCATATACAGATTGTCGCTATTAGTCTTCCGTTTGCTTTGATAATTAGCGTACCATTGGGTTTTTATATTTCAGCACGTCCTAAAATAGCTCAAACTGTCATCAATATTACAAGTATATTAATGACTATTCCCAGTTTAGCTCTTTTTGGGCTCATGGTAGTACTCTTGGCACCTTTTAAACTTGGTCTGGGAATTGTACCGGCTGTTATCGCTATTACTTTATATTCCATGCTGCCAATCACCAGGAATACATATATTGCCATTAACCAGGTTCCAGCAGGAATGATTGAAGCAGCTCGTGGAATGGGAATGACCAAACAGCAAATATTGTGGAGAGTTAAACTGCCTTTGTCTATTCCGGTTATTATGGCTGGAGTAAGAAACGCCATGGTTTTAGGAGTCAGTGTGGCTACCTTTGCCTCACTGGTTGCAGCAGGAGGATTAGGCTATTTTATTTTTTCCGGAATAAGTCGATCTAATCTTAGAATGGTTGGTGTAGGTGCAATTTTGGTATCAATTTTGGGAATCGGAGTAAATTATTTTCTTATTTTAGTAGAAGAATGGATTACTCCCAGGGGTTTAAAAGTAAAAAGATAATTTTTCAAGGAGATAAACACGATGATGAGTGATTCGAATATGAATGAGAAACAAGCTACTGAGAATAAAGAAAATGAGCAAGGGGAAAATCAGAAATACACTATCGAACTTAAAAATGTCACCAAACGTTTTGGAAATGATGTAGCAGTTGATAAACTTAATTTGCAAATGGAAAAAGGTACAATAACTATGTTGATTGGCCCCTCCGGTTGTGGGAAAACTACCACTATGAAAATGATTAATCGCCTTGTACAACTTGATGAGGGTGAAATAAAGCTTGAAGGAACTTCGGTTTACGATATTGACCCTGTACAGCTTAGAAGAACTATCGGTTATGTTATCCAGGAAATTGGTTTATTTCCACATTTTACTGTATATGACAATATTGCCACTGTTCCACGTCTGTTAAAATGGGATGAAAGTAAGATTAAAAAACGGGTTGAAGAATTATTAGATATGGTAACCCTGGATTCCAGTTATGCATACCGTTATCCTTTGCAGCTTTCTGGAGGCGAAAGACAAAGAGTCGGATTAGCAAGAGCATTGGGGGCAGACCCTGAAGTTTTGCTTATGGATGAACCCTTTGGCGCTATCGACCCTATTAACCGTTTAAAGCTTCATGATTCTTTTCTTGAAATACAGGACGAAATAAAAAAGACTATAGTTTTCGTAACTCACGATATTAATGAAGCTATAAAACTGGGCGATAAAGTTGCAATTATCAGAGATGGTAAATTAGTGCAATATGCCAATTCTACAGAAATATTGTATAACCCTGCCAATAAATTTGTTGAAAATCTTCTGGGACAGGACAGAAGTCTGAAGGCTCTAACGCTGAAGAGAACCAAGGACTTTATCAGTAGTGAAGATACAATTACCGTGGATAAGGAGATTTCAGAAGAAGAAGTTCTTAAATTATTACAGGAGAAAGATCAAATTGTCGCTTTTGTATTGGATGAAAATGGTAAACTTTCTGGAAGATACTGGCTGGAAAAA
This genomic interval carries:
- a CDS encoding ABC transporter permease, which codes for MEWLGYFKGTIVEEFIRHIQIVAISLPFALIISVPLGFYISARPKIAQTVINITSILMTIPSLALFGLMVVLLAPFKLGLGIVPAVIAITLYSMLPITRNTYIAINQVPAGMIEAARGMGMTKQQILWRVKLPLSIPVIMAGVRNAMVLGVSVATFASLVAAGGLGYFIFSGISRSNLRMVGVGAILVSILGIGVNYFLILVEEWITPRGLKVKR
- a CDS encoding ATP-binding cassette domain-containing protein, whose translation is MMSDSNMNEKQATENKENEQGENQKYTIELKNVTKRFGNDVAVDKLNLQMEKGTITMLIGPSGCGKTTTMKMINRLVQLDEGEIKLEGTSVYDIDPVQLRRTIGYVIQEIGLFPHFTVYDNIATVPRLLKWDESKIKKRVEELLDMVTLDSSYAYRYPLQLSGGERQRVGLARALGADPEVLLMDEPFGAIDPINRLKLHDSFLEIQDEIKKTIVFVTHDINEAIKLGDKVAIIRDGKLVQYANSTEILYNPANKFVENLLGQDRSLKALTLKRTKDFISSEDTITVDKEISEEEVLKLLQEKDQIVAFVLDENGKLSGRYWLEKTRKDKVEINYDESPILTEQNNTLNESLSTMFSSGEKLLPVVNRRNKFMGVIRLNHIFEEFNK